A stretch of DNA from Esox lucius isolate fEsoLuc1 chromosome 18, fEsoLuc1.pri, whole genome shotgun sequence:
ataccacccatgtaatcagggtgtcgtgcagggaaggtgtaggcattggtcacaccacccatgtaatcagggtgtcgtgcagggaaggtgtaggcattggtcataccacccatgtaatcagggtgtcgtgcagggaaggtgtaggcattggtcacaccacccatgtaatcagggtgtcgtgcagggaaggtgtaggcattggtcataccacccatgtaatcaggTTGTCgtgcagggaaggtgtaggcattggtcataccacccatgtaatcagtgtgttgtgcagggaaggtgtaggcaCTGAGGGGGGCAACATCCAGGACATTGTACCAGAGCACCATGGGCCAACTCCGTGTGATCCACTTACAGGTAGAAGTGCGAACCATCTGATCCACTGTGTCCACTCCTCCTTTTGTCATCATGCTTTCCATTCTTCAGCACATAGCTCACCATGTTCATGTTGCCATTTAATCCAAATTCTGAGCAATTCAACTATTCTGCAGcaattcaattacatttggATGGCTTCATGACAAGCGGTATATCCAGCTTGTTCTGACGAAGAGTCCCCACAATGATCAGGTTATTCTTAAGGAGCTTCTCAACAAGAGGGACAGTGGAGAAGTTGTCCATTGACACGTTGCGACCTATTATATGATTTATGAATTGTTGTCCATAGTAAATGTTCCtaattgcaaacatttacaaatataaaaagttCCTATCAAATTCCGTAGTGAATATATATGACCAACAGTTGCTACTGTTTCTTACCCATATGGGTAAAGGGTATGTAGAAATAATGTATGTAGAAGACATTTAATGAATACATGGAATATGTAATACTATAATAGATTTATTTCAAAGATATAACAAAGAAACACTAAATTGTGCATAAAATAACAGGGAATTAATATGGGTCATTATTGACCCATGTTGTGCATTAGAAGGTTAGTGATACAAAAAGATATATACAAAAATTAAgaaaggaaaaatgaaaaaaaaaaattctgatcaAAAACAAGTTAATTGAGGAATACTGaatgaagaaatgtatttatagcaacgatatagaaaataaaaccTCAGTCGGGGCACTTTTGACCCATGTTGTGCATCAAAGGGCTAACAACCTGCAGATCTCCTCCCGGCCTCCGGTGGGCAGAGTGGGGCCTTTCGCGGTCCAGGGAAACTCGCGGCGTCCCACGGCCACGCAAGGCAGGCTTAGCTGCTCGTTACATTAAAACAGGGGATTCTGTGACAGAGTCAGCATTATAAAAGCTAAGAGGATTAAGCTGATGGACATTTTTGGCGTTCCCGCCATCAATTATCAAAATGAAAAGCATGCCCTGTGGCACAGAGGagcctctctttttttctctctcactctctactatccccttctttctgtctcactgttacaggacacatgcacacagagcGAGAGCAAAAATGATTAAGAGAAAAAATAAGGGCATCAATGCCTGGTGTATTTTCTGCAGCAGAAGttttgtgcgtctgtgtgtgtgtgtgtgtgtgtgtgtgtctgtgccatgGATTATACAAAAGGGCATTGAAATTTTAATGTTTCTAAAGTGCAAAACTGTATGTTACGCAACTGTACAGTATAAAACAGGCCTTGCAGCGTGTCAGTGGGCCCGTCAACCATGCTGCCCACGCCTGAAAACTAACTCCATCCACGAGCCGGACCTCGCTGCTCCCACCGCTCACTCACTTGGCGGGTTGCCCCTGACTCGTGCCCATCCTGTTCGGACCCGGTTTCATCAACTCATCTTCATGGCCACGGTTTGCGggatgtaatgtaaaaaaaaaaaagcccactAGACATGTTAGACCAGCCCACATGGCATTAGCCAGCATTGCATAGACGGCCAATTCCCCCTTGACATACCACAGCTGCATGTGGTATTGTGTCCACTCAGCCGATGTGCGGAACGATGACGGCCCCACTGCAAACGCATTGGTCCGAGATGTGCCACCATAGAGACAGCTAGAGGACCCACTGCCGGTATATTTCCACTTCATCCTTCCTGATGACCCAGTGGGATACTTATCtgatgatggggtctgaaactaCTGCCTGGACTTGGCTGACAGCCTCAACAAGAAGTATTAAATCCTACATAATTAACTACATTACAATGGTGGACAGCTGTaatggtgatgtccatgctaaAATTGCCTTTTTGCCCACTAGAGGCCTCTAACCTTCTCTATGTCTGCCAACACTGCTGCAGTACCGGACATCAGCCAATGGCACACTACGGCCAAGCAAGGAAAAGGTTATTTAACCACGTCCTCCTCCCCAACATCATCActgtcacaaaaacacacacacacacacacacacacacacacacagccactttGAACCACGGGTCTCTTGTTGATTTGGCCATCTCAGTTTCTGATATATGGTTCAGTTACAATTCATAACAAGGATAATAAGGATAATAACACTGACTTGTTAAATATGTGGATATGGATATAACAATCCAGCAACAGTGAACCATCTTGAAAGCTAATTCGATTAACCTGAAACATAATAATTTACAGAATTAACTATTCTAGCCGGCTATTTACATGTCTGAATGAATTAGGCTAATTTCACAAGATACCTCTGCAGTGGTCAAATTGTAACATTTGATGTTGACTACTAAGGAAGCGAATGGCTGAAAAATGTCTCCATCTGGTGTATATACACCATCACTACAATAGTACAGTGTTAACACACCAGCAGCCCAATCACTCGGCATGCAAAACCCACAGCAAATATACAGGAAGCAAACCAATGAAACTGTTCAAAAAAGGGAATTTAATGTGACATACAAATCCAAAAAACTAGGAAACATTTGAGCCTATGTGGAGTAATGTTTTGACTCCTTAGCCTGTTTACGGTAAGTATAGAAAATGATAGATCCCAAATTTGGTTTTGGCATCATTTTGAATTATTCAATTGGGCAGGGATTCCTATGGGTGACAAATGTCCATCCAGGTCGTAGAGAGGTCAATGAATAACACCTCTGAGCAGGAATTCCATAACAGCAGGTGGCAGAAAATCGCAAACAATGTCTTAATACCTGTTCTGCCAACACACAACAGTTGGCCTAGCCCAGGCTTTCAGATTGTTTACAGTAGTAGAATGAAATAATTCCTCCCAAAAAATGGCTTCAGTGTCACCACCCATCCTCACAGATGCCATAACGGTGCAGATAAAACAAGGCCACGTCTATCTAAGTCTATGCTGGTGTCTTTTCTCCCGTGCAGCCCAGAGCTGAGGGGGATTgaggagaaataaaaaaagacccTAAGGGTCACGGTCCGTTTGCATTGAGGAGAGGTCACTCCGGGagagcctgtctgtctcactgcgGGTAGAAAGACGCACTAGAGAgaaaaaatcaaataaaacagtaaacaaagacaacataaagcAAAATCCACACAGCGGTTGGAAGCCAAACAGCTGGAGAGGCGTGTGGAGAACACGTGGACGGCTGCGGTCCTCGGGCGGGCGGCTGCGGTCCTCGGGCGGGCGGCCGGCCTCCTCTCCCACCGCTCCCCTCCCAACGGAATGTCTCTGTGTGATCGCGGCACTGCCGGCGCGGCCTCCTAAATCACAGCGTACTGCTGATACAGCAGCTCGCGGATCTTGTAGTAGTCATCACACAGGCAGCCCTCCAGGCCGATGCGCCCAGCCTCCGTCTGAGCCCGGGGTGAACAGGACATGGGTTAGAGGTGTTAGAGGGTTAGAGGCAAACGAACACGAGCGAGCGAGCGGGACTCACCCTGCGGACGGCCACCATGTTGTTGCACACCAGCACCCCTCCCACGAACTCGGCCTGGATGCCCTCCCTCAGCAGCACCTGCTTGAAGTCGGAGAGGCGCGGCTCGTTGATGAACACCGACTGGTGGCCCGGGGTCTGGGAGTTAGACAGGGTTGACACGGGTTCCATTAATGGGAACGCCTACCGTGAATCTGAGATCAGGCCTTTTGAATACCATGGCCGACGTTTGCACAGGACAACAATCAGGGctgttctctttcttttctaccTGATGGTCATTTGACTGATCTGCTGACCTCCTGCGAATGACTGGGTCGAATATTGGAAATGCGCTGCCTGTTGAAACACAGTGCGGAACCTGGCGGAACCGCAACCATATAGGTTCTGTGCATCTGACCTCGGACCAGCTGGCCTCCCTAGTATTGAAACTATATGATTTACACTCACCTACGCATGTATAAGGATAGTGAAGGTTTCAGCATTAAATGTAGCTCTATACATCCGCCTTATCCATTTCATATCTAATGTTTTGTATAAGGGAGAGCACAGAATTTGACCTTTCATTTCCTAATGTTTCATTCCAGGATTTACTTAAGCCAGCGTTGGGTTAAAAAGCAGCACGGCATGTCTGATCTGTGACTCGACTACACCCGATGGGAGTAGCTGCTGGAAGACGAGGTCATCACCACAAATTGGAAATCACAAAATTGGAAGGCCTGagctaaaaataaaaacatatttaaaaagtatCCAAAGTTTGGATACTCCTGTGGCCAGCTCTCTCACATTCCTTTTTACAGAGAACAAAGCATCCACCTTATGCCCTCTTCTTTTATAGAGATTAAAGCCTCCCccgtctcctccctcctcccccgtcTCCTCCCACCTCACCATCTGTCCACTTCCAAACCACTGAAAGACTGTTTGTAGGGTGTGTGATCAGAGGATGTCAGATTAGATTCTGAGGTTTATTCACACCTGACTAGGTGGAGATGAATGTCTTCAACCAAACATCTAAGCGGTGTTAAATTGAGACAGGGTAACCTACACTGTTTGCAGCAGAGAAAATAAATCCTTAAAtcacaaaagaaaaatacaggTTTTGTAAGTTTTGACCCAGGCACTTTTCTTCCATCCTACAGGACTTTTGAAGGGTCTGTTTTGAATCTGCAGACTTCTGACAGGTTTTTAGACCATTGGCCGTAAGTTAAAATGAATCAATTGGCCGAAAGAAGAGCTGATTCTCAGTCAACAAAGTTTTGCTGTGGATAGTCCTAAAAAGTGAACCACAGATTgaaaactaaactaaattaAAGCTAAACTAATAGTTGTGTAATAAAGAGTTTCACATTGTAATGCTGTCTGATGGGTTTGATGGTTATGGGGGAACAACGCTAAAATCTATTCTCTCTACAGTATGTTATGACTTTTTGTCAGCCAAAAATGGAGGTCCAATGGTTGGATTGGCTGCTTGATgtacaaacagacattttggaattgtaatattattattttatcccAACCCAAATGTTGGCTCTCTCCCTTTCCATTTGGATGTCCCCTCCATTCCTCTCACCTCGTGGGGGGGCAGGGGCTCCAACGTGGGGATGACGTCGCTCTCCTCCGACGGCTCACGCACTTCCTCACCGAACAGCGTCTTTATGGCGCGCTGCTGCGCCACGGCGCTGTGGTCCGTGGTGCTGTCGTCAGCCGGGGTCACGTCCATGGCCAGCTCGCCGTCCTCCGCCGTCTCCTCGCCCGCTCCCTTCTCGCCCTTTAACGTGCCCTCCTCCGGCAGCACGCCCGTGTCCACTTTGACCACGCGCATGTCCAGCACGCCGTCGATCCACGCCAGCTCGGTGTCCTTGGCGCGGCAGAACTGCAGCGAGCTCACCAGCGAGTCTTTCAAGCGCACCTGGGGTAGGAAAAGCACCACTGTTCATGAGCATACACCAGAACGTGGTTAAGCCCAGACGTTGGAATGGTTCTACCCATttctgcacacaaacacaattaacTGAATCCTCTGCAGCTGCGTTGGTTTGGCTGATGGCTGAAGTTCATGTTTTGATGAACACCCATACATTATATTTCAGCATGCATCAGTTCATACACAACAGACCACTGGTGTTTGACCCATAAAGCAGGAGCAGCAGAATACACCGCTGTCAATACAGGGAGTGGTCAATACAGGGAGCGGTCCATACAGGGAGCGGTCAATACAGGGAGCGGTCAATACAGGGGGTGAAAACTTATTCTTAACACCTTTGGGACCACAAAACAATGATCATCCATTAGTTCATTTGCACATTGTCACTTGCTTTTGTGCTGTCTCTATCATAAATATTTATGTGACCCTTATATAAATGATATAATAATTACCAGATTGTATTTTGCTCCTGTCTCACCACTGAGGTGTCACCTCCTGCTATGCTCAGCAGACACCGTTTTGATTCAGTGCTGCTATAAGCACTAGTTACACCGCAATACGCATCCTAATGGAATGACACCACCAAAGGAATATTCAAGGACTGAATTGAATGCTGTaaattgtttacatattttgttgtACTGGTGTTTCCTGTCCAAAGcttttaaatcattttaatggttgaaacAGTCACGGTGGCACAGACCATTTAACTTGGCTGAGAACTACAGTATGACCAAGCGGCATGTCTGATTTCACTGTGAAGCAGCATGATTGTAGAAAAAAAGGTTAGGTCATGATCCATATAAACAATTCATTAATCTGGGATTTGAGTGTGGTTGAAAAtaagatatacagtaccagacaaATGTTTGGACACCAGGAATAGGTaaatgtgtccaaacgtttgactggtactgtaactAATATCTTTACAGTTTGTTCACCAATCTGTGACCAAGTTTCAAATGCAAAACTGTTTTGCATTGAAAATGAAGTATTTAGTACAAATGTCATTAATTCTCCCTTGTTATATTTTTTGCGTGGTTCCCCATGAATACCCTCTTGCGTTTGGGTAGGAGTAACAAGTTCTATTTCAGTTCCTGCACCTGAATattagttaaaaaaaactgtggagTTCTGGCTCCTAAATACAAACAGTAGAAAAGTAAAAACAGACCCAAAAATAAACCTAGTAAGTCACAGAGTTTCAGAACTGGAAATAATATTCACAGTGGGTGGGGACTTTTAGGCAATAGATTAGTAAACAATGAGTTTTGCCAAGTAAATCCCGCTGTTAAGAAAGAAATCTGGAATTgcaggatttatttttgtcattattattatatttgtcATGAAAATACAATTCTGATGATAAAACCCTTGATTTTGCACCCCCAGGCTAAGCTGACCCATTTATTGCAGAAACAGTTTTGCAGAAAACCGCTACATCTGGGTTAGACTGGTCACAGCACACCAAGTTTTTGGATTGGTAAAACATGACGGCCCATAATTCCATGCCAATGGGTCAATGATTCTCAATCCTACTGGGCATTAATCAAAAAATCTGTCCAAAACAGTCTATATTAGCGATGGCACTCTTAACCAACCTGGTAGATGTGTGTCTCGCTGGTGGCGTCCACTGTCTCCTGGAGCTTGGGTGTATAAACCTTGATGTCCTTGGTGAAGGCCTTACAGGACTCAGCCAGGTCCAGACTGGCCTCGGGGGGGCCGTGCACTATGACCAACTGCCGAGGCTTCATCTGGTTGATGATCTTCTTGATGGAGTCGCCATCCGAACGGCCCTCGTAGTCGATGTACGTCACTCTGGCTCTGAACAGAATGACCAGTCAAGGGTTTAGAATGGAGTTTTTTGAGCAGGTTAAAATATCGTTACTAGTCTCGGCATGTCCAATGAGAGTCTCCATGAATGAGTTTTAAATGTAGGTCGGTAAACTCGCTTACTTGATCTCTATGCTTTCTGTAGAGGAGGTGCATTTGGTGGGGACTTTGGATGAGGAGTCTTGATCCATGGGTTCATCTCCATTGGCCATGCCTGACTCTAGCttgttcttctcctcctctgtggCCTGAAGCTCTGGGATCAGGAAGTCCTCTGGTCTGGAGATAAAAGATCATTCCTCAGTTATTCATAGTTACGTAAAGTATACCATCTAATAAGCTCTGTAGCTTGAATCAGGTAATAGAGAACAGACAACAGTACCGGATGATCTCTCCATACTCATCCCATTTCACCCTCTCTTCGTGGGTGGGGAACATCGGGTAGGACTTCTTGGCCTGTTTGAAGAAGCTGCCCTTGCGAACTCCGTCTCCCTTCATCATCAGGTCGTGGTGTTTCGTCTTCACCACTGCCGGCAGCTCCAGATCATCCTCCATGTCACTCTCGTCACTTGAGTCAACGTCCACTCTGATAAATACatcagacacaaacatacattactctttctatctcttccaccaaagacaaaaaaatgtattccaggAGAACTGCATTATATGtcactacacacaacacagaatAACCCCACAGTATTCACAGTGCCTAATTAtggaccaaaaaaataaaaacacagaactGTGCTAGTCAGTGACTCACTCTTTTTCTTGTTCAAGTTTTTTGGCGGCTTCTTTCTTCATTCTTTCTTTGTCAAGGTATTCCTCCAGCTCTCTCCCTTCCAGCTTCACCCGTTTCCTAATCTGTCAACATGACAAGAAAACGAAACGGGGGGTATGAACACGTCAAGCCGTTTCCGCACCTGAATTGAGAAGGAAACTGAGACAGAAGGAACCCTTGGGACCTGCTGAACCAGGAGATAAATCCAAACCACGACAgcgttctcattctgttcaagTTCATCCTAACGCTTCCTCCGTGACCTGCATAAGTGATCGAGGAAATGCCAACCCAACGGTGTTCTCCTCTCTAGCGAACTTTATTGAAATACACAGGGGTTTTCTCAAACTAAAAAACgttcctccctgcctcctcttTACTCCATCCTCTCTGGCCACCTATTGGAAAATGGCAACTTTAAGAAGAAGAGGAAACAATAGGATACCCAGTATTATTATGTGATACTCAACATTGGAGAAGAGAACCACTATTCCACTAGAATAATAACTATCTGATAAGTACTCAACAATTCGATCGCATATCGGATTTCAACTTAGAAGGATCTGTTACAGACTGAGACAACGGCCATCTTCCCCGGGCCAAATCGGCTGCTCTTCATCACATCTACAGACTCCTCCTACAGCCTCACCTCCAGGTCCACCACCTTCTCCCCGGGGTTGTCGATGAGGTAGCGGCCCAGGGTTCCGGGGGTGGTTCGGTAGGTGAGGATCACAGAGTTCTTGGCCTCCTGGCACCACTGGATGAAGAGCTCGCGGGAGAAGCCAGACTCCAGGTCCGGCTGGCTGCAGAGGACCACCTTGGGGCTGGGCACCCGGGCCAGGTCGGCCAGGCTGTGGCACAGAGACAGGTGGCGGAACTGGAAGGGGTTGTTGCGCTTGTCCTCAAAGCAGCGCATCAGCTTGTCACTCATCCACTCCACCTGCAAGGCAGAGGGGAACAGTCAGAGCCAGCTAACGTCCTCCTAATTATCCACCCTTTCCAAGAAAATGATTACTCCATACAAGAAGGTATATTTCAAATCTGTTGTTGGCTCTGCCCATAATAGGGATTTCTACGTAACAAAGGCAGCAATGTGGTGATATTATGTAGACAAAAGAACTGTTTGGAAAACGCAGTGTTTTGCTAAAAAAAgggaaacatacatatatacatacacattccacacagactgatttatttcaagtgtttatttcttttaattttgatgattatgactgacaactaatgaaaaccccaaattcagtatctcggaaaatttgaatattgtgaaaaggttcaatattgaagacacctggtgccacactccaatcagctaattaactcaaaacacctgcaaaggtatttaaatggtctctcagtctagttctgtaggctacacaatcatggggaagactgctgacttcacagctgtccaaaagatgaccattgacaccttgcacaaggagggaaagacacaaaagtcattgctaaagaggctggctgttcacagagctccaagatgtggtagaaaaaaagtgtacaagcaatagggataaccgcaccctggagaggattgtgaaacaaaacccattcaaaaatgtgggggagattcacaaagagtggactgtagctggagtcagtg
This window harbors:
- the cpsf2 gene encoding cleavage and polyadenylation specificity factor subunit 2 isoform X1, coding for MTSIIKLTAVSGVQEESALCYLLQVDEFRFLLDCGWDESFSMDIIDAMKRYVHQVDAVLLSHPDPLHLGALPYAVGKLGLNCPIYATIPVYKMGQMFMYDLYQSRNNTEDFSLFTLDDVDCAFDKIQQLKYSQIVNLKGKGHGLSITPLPAGHMIGGTIWKIVKDGEEEIVYAVDFNHKREIHLNGCTLESISRPSLLITDSFNATYVQPRRKQRDEQLLTNVMETLRGDGNVLIAVDTAGRVLELAQLLDQIWRTKDAGLGVYSLALLNNVSYNVVEFSKSQVEWMSDKLMRCFEDKRNNPFQFRHLSLCHSLADLARVPSPKVVLCSQPDLESGFSRELFIQWCQEAKNSVILTYRTTPGTLGRYLIDNPGEKVVDLEIRKRVKLEGRELEEYLDKERMKKEAAKKLEQEKEVDVDSSDESDMEDDLELPAVVKTKHHDLMMKGDGVRKGSFFKQAKKSYPMFPTHEERVKWDEYGEIIRPEDFLIPELQATEEEKNKLESGMANGDEPMDQDSSSKVPTKCTSSTESIEIKARVTYIDYEGRSDGDSIKKIINQMKPRQLVIVHGPPEASLDLAESCKAFTKDIKVYTPKLQETVDATSETHIYQVRLKDSLVSSLQFCRAKDTELAWIDGVLDMRVVKVDTGVLPEEGTLKGEKGAGEETAEDGELAMDVTPADDSTTDHSAVAQQRAIKTLFGEEVREPSEESDVIPTLEPLPPHETPGHQSVFINEPRLSDFKQVLLREGIQAEFVGGVLVCNNMVAVRRTEAGRIGLEGCLCDDYYKIRELLYQQYAVI
- the cpsf2 gene encoding cleavage and polyadenylation specificity factor subunit 2 isoform X2 → MTSIIKLTAVSGVQEESALCYLLQVDEFRFLLDCGWDESFSMDIIDAMKRYVHQVDAVLLSHPDPLHLGALPYAVGKLGLNCPIYATIPVYKMGQMFMYDLYQSRNNTEDFSLFTLDDVDCAFDKIQQLKYSQIVNLKGKGHGLSITPLPAGHMIGGTIWKIVKDGEEEIVYAVDFNHKREIHLNGCTLESISRPSLLITDSFNATYVQPRRKQRDEQLLTNVMETLRGDGNVLIAVDTAGRVLELAQLLDQIWRTKDAGLGVYSLALLNNVSYNVVEFSKSQVEWMSDKLMRCFEDKRNNPFQFRHLSLCHSLADLARVPSPKVVLCSQPDLESGFSRELFIQWCQEAKNSVILTYRTTPGTLGRYLIDNPGEKVVDLEIRKRVKLEGRELEEYLDKERMKKEAAKKLEQEKEVDVDSSDESDMEDDLELPAVVKTKHHDLMMKGDGVRKGSFFKQAKKSYPMFPTHEERVKWDEPEDFLIPELQATEEEKNKLESGMANGDEPMDQDSSSKVPTKCTSSTESIEIKARVTYIDYEGRSDGDSIKKIINQMKPRQLVIVHGPPEASLDLAESCKAFTKDIKVYTPKLQETVDATSETHIYQVRLKDSLVSSLQFCRAKDTELAWIDGVLDMRVVKVDTGVLPEEGTLKGEKGAGEETAEDGELAMDVTPADDSTTDHSAVAQQRAIKTLFGEEVREPSEESDVIPTLEPLPPHETPGHQSVFINEPRLSDFKQVLLREGIQAEFVGGVLVCNNMVAVRRTEAGRIGLEGCLCDDYYKIRELLYQQYAVI